A single window of Myripristis murdjan chromosome 21, fMyrMur1.1, whole genome shotgun sequence DNA harbors:
- the zgc:162707 gene encoding UPF0524 protein C3orf70 homolog A, producing the protein MATSGAHKCPKSEKLDEAQALARSCAGRPDFLPCDGLSICATHSHGKCFKLHWCCHLGWCHCKYVYQPMTSVCQLPSTAVPPVATEYSNTINLSVSLAERFLKIAPCFQSPPHLESPKYCVIADLFVDDYIVKRINGKMCYVQRPPPPLPEPPHPPTPPPSAPPAPQTPQNPSQPRQPAQPAQQTQHTPAPAQPAQPAHTEHKHPGPVDKVKGPKMDHCSSPSSSEDSGINALGLHYLESCEEESEEEEDDELSTDGNSSPGSLWDQDECSLLSPSKSMIEIIEKIETTV; encoded by the exons ATGGCCACCTCGGGAGCACATAAGTGTCCGAAGAGTGAGAAGTTGGACGAAGCGCAGGCTTTGGCCAGGAGCTGCGCAGGGAGACCCGACTTCTTGCCTTGTGATGGATTGTCCATCTGCGCTACACACAGCCACGGGAAGTGCTTCAAGCTGCACTGGTGCTGTCACTTGGGCTGGTGTCACT gTAAGTATGTGTACCAGCCCATGACCAGTGTGTGCCAGCTCCCCAGCACGGCCGTGCCTCCTGTTGCGACAGAGTACAGTAACACCATCAACCTGTCCGTCTCTCTGGCTGAGCGCTTCCTCAAGATCGCCCCCTGCTTCCAATCACCGCCTCACCTTGAGTCACCCAAGTACTGCGTCATCGCAGACCTGTTTGTGGACGACTATATTGTCAAGCGCATCAACGGAAAGATGTGCTACGTGCAGCGCCCCCCGCCTCCCTTACCGGAACCGCCTCATCCACCCACGCCTCCCCCATCCGCACCTCCTGCCCCGCAGACGCCCCAGAATCCCAGTCAACCCCGGCAGCCGGCTCAGCCCGCACAGCAAACCCAGCACACGCCCGCACCTGCACAGCCAGCCCAGCCGGCGCACACTGAACACAAGCACCCCGGCCCCGTGGACAAGGTGAAGGGCCCCAAAATGGACCACTGCTCCTCCCCGTCCAGCTCCGAGGACTCTGGCATCAACGCGCTGGGTCTGCACTACCTGGAGTCCTGCGAGGAggagagtgaagaggaggaggatgacgagCTGAGCACAGATGGAAACTCGAGCCCCGGAAGCCTGTGGGATCAGGACGagtgctctctgctgtctcCCTCCAAGTCCATGATAGAGATCATTGAAAAGATTGAAACAACTGTGTAA
- the ehhadh gene encoding peroxisomal bifunctional enzyme: MAQYSRVAGSVALITLQNPPVNALSAAVRQGIVDTVERALRDPEVNSVVICGQNGKFCGGADIKEFGRQMSGPPLVPMIHAIEAGHKPMVAAIEGVALGGGLELALGCHYRIAHSKARLGLPEVSLGLLPAAGGSQRLPRLIGVPAALDLITTGRHVTAAEALKLGIVDQVTDHNTVDVAVKFVQSVAGQSMDSRRLSTRPCPSLPNLDAVFEGVMQRVRQSARGAIAPVACVQAVRAAATLPYPQGMEREKELMGTLFTSGQARALQYCFFAQRAVGKWSLPSGARWDTSKAMPISKAAVIGLGTMGRGITVALAQTGVSVVAVDTQERQLAEAKQAVSGMLERMAQKRGSAPPLGLVHYSNNLQAAADADLVIEAVFEDMALKESVFQQLSAICKPGTFLCTNTSGLDVDRLASHTRRPELVVGMHFFAPAHVMKLLEVVCGPRSSPEAVATAMQLGKKMGKVSVAVGNCPGFVGNRMLKPYVEQANFLLEEGATPELVDQVLEDFGFAMGVFRMSDLSGLDVGWRIRKADKLTDPSVPAGQPVRVRQGRRYSPLADLICEQGRFGQKTGQGWYHYDKPGGRVARSDPWLHSFLEEYRARHGLVARHIDHQEVLERCLYVLINEGFRILDDGIAAGPEDIDAIYVFGYGWPRHRGGPMFYASMVGLARVLERLEHYHQAHPDVPHLQPCRLLRRLVASGSPPVQRWREVIKRLHSQL, encoded by the exons ATGGCACAGTACAGTCGGGTTGCGGGATCTGTTGCGTTGATCACTCTGCAAAACCCGCCCGTCAACGCACTCAG CGCTGCGGTGAGGCAAGGCATTGTTGACACGGTGGAGAGAGCGCTCCGTGACCCAGAGGTGAATTCTGTGGTGATCTGTGGCCAGAATGGAAAGTTCTGCGGCG GGGCAGATATCAAGGAGTTTGGGCGTCAAATGTCTGGGCCTCCTTTGGTGCCGATGATCCACGCCATAGAGGCTGGACACAAGCCAATGGTGGCAGCAATAGAAGGAGTTGCTTTAGGAGGAGGGCTGGAGTTGGCTCTAGGCTGTCACTATCGTATTGCTCACTCCAAA GCACGGCTGGGGCTTCCAGAGGTGAGTCTGGGCTTGCTGCCAGCTGCAGGGGGAAGCCAGCGTCTGCCCAGGCTCATAGGGGTCCCAGCTGCTCTGGACCTCATCACCACAG GCCGCCATGTCACTGCTGCCGAGGCTCTGAAACTGGGAATAGTGGATCAGGTCACTGATCACAACACCGTGGACGTAGCTGTGAAGTTTGTCCAGAGTGTTGCAG gACAGTCTATGGATTCCCGCCGTCTAAGCACCCGTCCGTGCCCATCCCTCCCAAACTTGGATGCCGTGTTTGAGGGGGTGATGCAGAGGGTGCGTCAGAGCGCCCGCGGAGCAATAGCACCAGTTGCATGTGTCCAGGCAGTGAGGGCCGCTGCTACCCTGCCCTACCCTCAGGGTATGGAGCGGGAGAAGGAGCTGATGGGCACGCTCTTCACGTCAGGCCAGGCCCGTGCCCTGCAGTACTGCTTCTTTGCTCAGAGAGCTGTGGGCAAGTGGAGCTTACCCAGTGGAGCTCGCTGGGACACGAGCAAGGCCATGCCCATATCTAAAGCAGCTGTGATTG GTCTGGGCACTATGGGAAGAGGCATCACAGTGGCCCTGGCTCAGACGGGGGTGTCTGTGGTGGCTGTGGACACCCAGGAGCGGCAGCTGGCAGAGGCAAAGCAGGCAGTGTCGGGCATGTTGGAGCGCATGGCTCAGAAACGAGGCTCGGCCCCTCCTCTTGGTCTGGTCCATTACAGCAACAACTTGCAGGCTGCGGCAGACGCCGACCTAGTCATCGAAGCCGTGTTTGAGGACATGGCGCTGAAGGAAAGTGTGTTCCAGCAGCTGTCTGCTATTTGTAAACCAGGCACCTTTCTGTGCACCAACACCTCTGGGCTCGACGTGGACCGCCTGGCCTCTCACACCCGCAGGCCAGAGCTGGTGGTGGGGATGCACTTCTTTGCCCCAGCCCATGTCATGAAGCTGCTGGAGGTGGTGTGCGGACCTCGGTCCTCCCCTGAAGCCGTGGCCACTGCCATGCAGCTGGGAAAGAAAATGGGTAAAGTCAGTGTGGCTGTTGGCAACTGCCCGGGCTTTGTTGGCAATCGCATGCTGAAGCCATACGTGGAACAAGCCAACTTCCTGCTAGAGGAGGGAGCCACCCCTGAACTGGTGGATCAGGTGCTGGAGGACTTTGGGTTTGCCATGGGTGTGTTCAGAATGTCCGACCTCTCTGGGCTGGATGTGGGCTGGAGGATTAGGAAGGCAGATAAGCTGACAGATCCTAGCGTACCAGCAGGGCAGCCAGTGAGAGTGCGACAGGGGCGCAGATACAGCCCCCTGGCAGACCTGATCTGTGAGCAGGGGCGGTTCGGCCAGAAAACAGGCCAGGGCTGGTACCACTATGACAAGCCTGGTGGCCGGGTAGCCAGGTCCGACCCGTGGCTACACAGCTTCCTGGAGGAGTACCGAGCCCGGCACGGCCTGGTGGCACGGCACATAGACCACCAAGAGGTGCTGGAGCGCTGCCTGTACGTCCTGATCAATGAGGGCTTCCGCATCCTGGATGACGGCATAGCTGCGGGGCCCGAGGACATCGATGCCATCTACGTGTTTGGTTACGGCTGGCCCAGGCACCGTGGGGGTCCCATGTTCTACGCAAGCATGGTGGGGCTGGCCAGAGTGCTGGAGAGGCTGGAGCACTACCACCAGGCTCACCCTGATGTGCCCCACCTGCAGCCCTGCCGCCTGCTCAGGAGGCTGGTGGCCAGCGGCAGCCCCCCTGtccagaggtggagggaggtCATCAAGAGGCTCCACAGCCAGCTTTAA